The region AGGGACCACCTGCTGGCCCAAGTTACTACCAAGTGGCCACAAAAGGGAACACACATGTTCGTCTGACCCGACCCTACCCAGTACTCAGGCCATTCGCCTCCTCCCGCGGCAGGGTTGGCACAGACCCTCACTGACCTTTCGTGCTGGGGGACGCTAAATTCTAAAACCACACTAACCGGGGAGCTGCGGGCAGTGAGCCAGCCCTACGTCACGGGGACGGGACAAGGACGTGGTCAGGAGGCTGGAAGGGGCAGCGTGGGGGCCTGACCTGCCACACGcaggacgcggcatggggtgctGACGCACTGGTACTGGGCCAGGGTGCCCGAGGAGCAAGAGCTGAACAGGAGGCCGCCGTCGGGGCTGGTGGCCAGGCCGGTGACGGGTCCTCGGTGACACCTGCACCACACAGGGACAGCCGCTGCCCCGGCCCCGCGCCGCACCACCCACACCTCTCCCGGCTGCTCCCGACTCAGCTCCCCGGGGACAGCAGAGGGCTGGGACTTCTGTGCACGGCCCGTCCCTGCGCGGCCCCGCCGCCCACGTGCCAGCTTCCGCCTCGGGGCTCTGTGGGGCCGGAGCCAACGGGCACCCACCTGTGCTCCACCGGCACCTCAGCGGCCCCCAGGCTGAAGGAGCGGACGGCCCCGCTGCTGAAGCCGCAGAACAAGGCTGGCCGCGTGGGGTGGAAGGCGATGGTACAGGGGGCCTCCTCAGGGGACCGCAAGTCATAAAGCTGGAGGGCAGTGTCCGTGAGGCCGGGCGGGGACGGGCTAAGTGGGCTTCAGGAGCCTGAGAGCCCATCCCTCCAGGTGGCCCCGCGCCCATCTGCACCCCACCCACTGGCCCTCGGGCCCTCCCTCCGCAATGGCACCCTTCTGGCCGCACCCCACCTGCTGCAAGGTCACCAGGTCCCAGACGCGGACAGTGTGGTCCTGGGACACTGTGGCCAGCTGGCCGCGGCGGCCCTCGGTGGCCAGGGCCAGCACTGGCGCGGTGTGGGAGCGAACCAGCACGCTGTACTCCCGGGACGGGACATCCAGGACGCCCAGGAGGCCGGAGGACGTGGCGGACAGCACACGCTGACCGTCGGGGCTGATGCACACGGAAGTGACTGGGCCCTCGTGCTCTGCGCACAGCGGTGCTCGGTGAGCTCCCGGGTCCCGCCACCACAGAGGAAACCCACCTGTCCGCGGGCCAGGAcaggcaggctccccgatgaCCACCACTCCTGGCCTCGAGACTCGACCCCCCGGAACCCTGGGCTGAAGTCTAGCCAGGGGATGACCCAGGGACACGGCCCTCCCACGGCTGCTCTGACGCCGAGACGGCTTCGCGGTCCCACCTGCCTCCAGAAGCACAGAGGAGAAGTCCAGCGGCCAGAGGCGCAGGTAGCCGTCCTCAGAGCCCACAGCGCATATGGCCTGGGATACGCTGAGGCTGCTGATGGAAATGCCAGggcctggggggtgggcagggtcagCCGACAGCGTCAGGAAGCTCCCCCCGCCCACGCAGCAGAAGACCCTCCTACCCGAACTGAACGTCGGCTTCTGTGCGACGGGGCCGTCGGGGGGCCGTGCGGGCAGGAGCCGGCGTGCGTGCCGCAGGGCCATGCGCTGGGGGTCGATCTCCAAGATGTGGCCACTACGGGCGCACACGTAGCTGCTCCGGGAGGAGACCGGTGAGGGCTGAAGGGACAAGCGCGAAGGGGACCCAGCCAGCCTCGGGAGTGAGGGCAGGACTCACAGCATGTGGCCGTCCTGGGCCTGTCCGAAGGCCAGACCGGTCAACTCCAGCGCGCGGTGCTCCCCCAAGTCCACGGGGCAGGACCGCAGCTCCCCGCCTCGCAGCCGCCACAGCCGCACGCTGCCCTGCCCGCACGATGCCATCCTGCGAGGCAGAAATGTGATGCTATGGGGGGGCCCCAACCCAGGGAACAGCAGGCTCCGCCCCCATCTGGGCCCACGGGCCACCAAGGCCTCCTTCCTGCGGTGCAGGGACAGCACCGTCACCTGCGTTCGTCAAAGAAGGCCACTTCGAATGCCTGGATGTCAACGCCGGTGTGCGCCTTTGCCAGAAGGACTGCCTCACCGCCTCGTCCCACCGGGGCTGTACCCCAGGCCAGCACCACCTGCAAGAGGCCTGTACTGAGTGCCCGCAGCCCACCCCCACGCCGCTCGGCCTCTGCCAGGCCTCAGCTCTCCTTTCCCACGCAAGAGTGCCGGGCGGCCAGAAGCAAGGGTACCCCTGGGCTTCTGCAGTCGAGGCTGAGCACGTCCGTGCAAACAGAGAAAACCCCGAGCTCCAAGCAGACACGGGCTTGTGCTGAAACACGGGAAGCTTCCGACACACCCGACCTCAGGAAGGCGGACACATGAACGCGGCCCGTGGAGAGAGCAGGCGGAGCACCGACTCTGGGCGTGGGCCTGAGAGCACGCGGCACCACACGGGGCACACGGGGCCGGGGGCTTGGCAGgggagctcttcttcctaaggaCCTGGACTCTGCCCGTAGCCTGGCACGGCCACCCCGTCCCCCCGACCCGGGCCTGTTACCGTCCTCCCGTGGCGGTCCCTGCCGACGCCGCAGAGCAGCGCCCCGCTGTCGGAGAAGCTGcggaaggaagggaagcagtgaGCGTGGCTGGGGctggccccccacccctcaccgaGGCCCCGTGCCCAcctgagggaacagaaggcatgGCCTGGGCTCTGGAACAGGGACAGGCACTCCCCGGTCTGGAAGTCCCAGAGGCGCAGCATGCTGGGGCGCCGGGCCTGGGCTGAGGCCAGCAGCAAGCCGCTCCCAGCCAGAGCCAGGGCAGAAACCTGGCGGCGGCGCACACTGAGCAGACGGCACTGGGCCCGCAGGCGTGAACCTCCCCTGGGATAGGCCGGTGGCGCCCACCTTGTCCGTGTGGCCAAGGAAGCAGCGCTGCTCCCGGGTGTTGAGGTGCAGGACGACGATGACCGCGTGGCAGGGATACACCACGGCAGCGCCGTCCTTGGTCCACAGGGCCTGTGCGCAGGGGCCAGACCCCGACGTCCCAGGCTGCTCAGCCTCCGCCCGCCCCAATCCCAGCACAACCCCCCGTGTCAGGAGCATACACACGCGGGACGTCCCCGAACCCTGCCTGCGGTATTAGAAACtccagagcagaggcagagaaacacCAGGACCCATAGACACTCGGCCCGCGTCTAGAAGGACCTGGCAAGCACAGGGCCACAGACCCAAAACCGGTGCCCACATCAGCCCCGCACACCAGACAAGCATCAGAGCCTCACAGGAAACGTGCGAGCTCTTGGGTCTAGGGAAGCTCTTGCACCCAGGCCCGTGGTCACGCGGCCTGCGCTCAGGACAGAAGGAACGGACACCGGGATGGAAAGCCCGCACTTCTGCCCAGCGAACGCAGAGCCGTGTGGAGACACAGGCAGGGCGGGGAATCCGCAGGGTCGGGGAAGGGACTCCACACCCTGAGGACGCTTAGACGTCCACGTAACCACGCTGGGGAGACACAGGCTTTTTCCATTGCCCCAAGCGCGACTGACACTCACGCAACCCAGCAAGAGCACGGGACCCTCACCCATTTGGTGGTGTGGCCCCCAAAGCCGATGACTCCCTTGAGCCTCAGGACCGGATCCGGGAGAAGGCTCTGAAACAGGCGAACTCGCACTGAGACCCCAGGAGGTGAGGCTCCTGCCCACTGGGGCCGCACCAGCCCATGCGGGCTCCTCCCTCCCGAGAAGCAACGTAGTCCCGGGGGTTCTGCCAGCTGCACCGGGGCGGAAAGCCAGGACCTGGCCTCAGTGCCGGACCCTTGGGGgagcccagctccagcccctgccTGCAGCCCCTGGCCTCCACAGATCACCTGGTGCCTCCGCACCCTTTGTGGGAAGAGACTCTTGCCCAAAGCCACCTCCTGCCCGTGCTTGCTTTCCGTCAGAAGGCTGGATGACCACAGGCTTCAGAGACCCAGCAGACCTTCCCCACACCTCCTCTAGGTCCCGCCCACACTGGGAACCTGCTGACCCCTCACCTTCCCCGGGGTAGACACTGACCTTGTGCACCGCCACACCCTCGGGGGCCACGGGCAGCACGGTCTGTTTAGGAGCAGACGCGGGAACACCCCTACCGGCTGCGTGCTTGTCAATGACCTCCAGCCTGGCTGAGGGCTCTTGGCTACGGTCACTGGGGCCATTCACAGCGGGGAGCTCTGAGCGCTCACAGAACACGCTGACCTCTGGAAGGGGCCTGGGCTCCAAGGGGGCCTGGCAAGACAGCAGGGGCACGAGGGCCTGTCAGCGCCCTGAGGCTGCCACCCCCCAGCCCATCCCCAGGGACACAGGAGCACTCACAGCTACGGGGCCAAACACCTGCACCACGGAGGGCACACGGTCCTGGCGGGGATCGCTGAAAGCCACCGGGTGAGAAAGAACCTGCGGCATGCGCCCCAGGACATCTGGAATACAGGCAGAGGCCACAGGAGCCGCTCAGCAGAGGGCACAGAGGCCTGGGGAAAGCACATCCCAGGGCCTCGCCACTCCTGCCAAGCCACAGCCGCGGGCCGCTCCTCTACCCCGGGGCCCGGAACGCCCTCCTAGCTGGAGAGGCTGACAACACCAGGCACCAACACCCCCCACACGGGGCATCTCAGGACGTCCTCGAGGCGAGCCCTGGGCCCCGTGGGTACCCCTGCCAGGGTCGCCACTGCCAGCATCGACACCCCCTCCCGCGGAACCCCACGTCCCTGCGTGCTGGAGCCCACCCTCTGCTGACCTCCCAGGCCCACCTGCCTCCGGAGGGGAAGAGCTCTCCTGCGCCGGCTCGGAGGACGCTCTGAAGCTGTTCCTCGGAAACCTGGACAGGGTGCGGGGAAAGTCAGCGTCCAGCGACCAGCCCGCCGTCCCTTCGCCGGCCTCCCGCAGGATGGGCGGAGCCGCTCACCGGACGTGGACATAGCGGTCATACCAGCTCTCCCCCTTTGGCACCGGGAACGCCATTTCTCGCGGTACGGGTGTGACACGCAGCTTCGGGCGCCGCGCCTCGGCAGTGCTGACAGCTGGAGAGCACAGAGCCGGTCCGGGGAAGGAGGCCCCGCCAGCTCCCTCTTCCAGCCCAGGCAGGTCTCCACACCAGATGCCGCCAGCCCAGCCAcaaccaccccctgcccccgacAGGTGCCTCGGTTGCTGGGGGACTCCAGGACGGCACAGCACACGCGTTTCCCTCATGGGCCCGGCTGTCCGCCCCTCCTGCTGAGAACGAGCGCGGGAGCAGGCCGGGGGCGTCAGCACGGCACTCACCAGGGTCAAAGCACAGGTCGCTGGTGTAGAGATTCTTCACCAGCAGACTGGAGCACAGCCTGACGCTCTTGAGGTGGCCGTAGCGCCGGTTCAGGTACAGGAGCAGGACGTCCCGCAAGTCCAGCTGCAGGCATGTCCACCGTGTACCAGAGGGCGTGGCGGCGGCCGGCTCTGCAGAGTGAGCGGAGATCAGTACCCGCGGACCCACCGGCGGCGGCCGGCTCTGCAGTGAGCCGAGATCAGCGCCCGCGGACCCACCGGCCAGCCCGCAGCACTCCATACGTGGCTCCACCACagcccgccccccacctccctctctgctctcaggTCGCCTGTCCAAGGCTTCCGCCCCCACCCATGCCCCCTTCCGGCATCACCTCCTGACGAAAACCCAGCCTCGCAGACGAAGGGAAACTGCAGCCACGTGGCTGTAGACTTGAACTCCTTGAAGAGGTTGGAGAAGGACACACGGATGACCTGGCTGTCCTGCAGGGCACAGCACGACGGTGAGGACACGAGGGGGCGGCAGGagggcacccccacccccgccgaaGCCCTCCCCCAAGCTCAGCACCTCGGTGGCCACATCCAGGTGGATGACGAAGTGCTTGGCTGGCAGGGGCCTGAAAAGCACGTACAGGTACCGGCCGGTCAGCCCCAACGACTGGGTGCTGGTTTTGGGCAGCTGGACGTAACTGCCGGCAGAGACGGGACCCCGGATGCGGTACACGGTGCActtcagggtcttgtcctgcagaGAGAGACATGGGGGGGGCAGCACGGTCCGCCCAGGGACGCTGCGAAGGACACCGCCGGCGGGACCCTCCGGTGGTTCTAACAGGTTTCTGGGGGGGCTCAGAGGGCGTCGCGACGGCTGCTGCCAGGTCCCCGGGCCCACTTACGGTCACGGGAGCCACATCGCCTTCCTTAGCGGACCGCTTCCAGTCGCCCACCCGGAAGTGTCTGAAGACGTCGACGAACGGCTGCTGCCACACTGGGGAGCCAGGAAGGGGCGAGGACCCGGTGGGCATGAAGGCGCGTCCCCAGATGCCAGGCCCCGCCGGTGGGAAGGGGCGTCGCGCCGCGGGCCTCCACACCTTCCAGGGAGCGGCCAAAGCCGGGGCCtgggctccccccgcccccacctccgcGCGGCGACAGCGACACTGCGCGCCATCCCGCGTCCTGCCCCGGACCACGGTCTCCGCGGCGCGGACTACCGCCCGCCCCGAGCCCCGTCCCCCACGCCGACCCCCGGTCtccgccgcgccgccgccccgGGCCCCGTTCCCGCCCCCTCCCGCACCGACACGctgccccggccccggccccggccccggccccgcgcgcCGGTACCTTTCGCCATGGCGCAGCCGCTCGCACTTCCCGCCTCGGCCGCCGCGCGCTCCACGCAGGGCACGCAGCGCGCTTAGCAACGCCGCCTGGCAACGGCGCCACGTGACCGCGACGGGCCGGGCGCGCGCCGCCACGTGACCGCAGGGCGCGCGGAGCCGGGTCGCGTGACCGCGGCCGGGGAGGAAGGCTGGCGGGGCTCGCGGTGGGCGGCGACGCGGCCCGGGGCCTCTGCGGTCACCCGCACGCCAGCACCGTGTGGCGACGCCCTAGCGCGGCTGCCGTGGGCCCCCGGGTGTGTGGGGAAGGACGCGCACCCCGTGTTGGACGGCAGCGGTCACACCCTACGGCCGGCAGCCCTCCAGCGCCCACACCTGGCGTGCGCCACTCCGGTCCGCAGGCCGCGCCACCCACCGCAGAGGCAAAGCCGTGTCCCCGAGCCACTCGGCCCCGGGGGATAAGACACAGGACTGAGCATCGGGCGGTCCGGCCCCACTCCTGGGCCTCTGGGACGCTATCCTGGCCAGGTGCTGACAAGTGTGGACCATGAGATGGGGCGCAAGCCCTGGCTGGCAGGGAGAAGGCGGGTGGTGTGGGTCAGGTCCAGCGACATCCAAGGAGGAGGAGCTGGCCCAGGGCCCCAGCACCTGTCAGGACACAGGAGGGCCAGAATTGGGCAGAGCTGCAGCTGAGGGGCCAAGGAAAGGTTAGGCTGGACTGGGTATGTGAGGaccctgaccccatccccacaccaaATAAAGAGCACTCAAAAACAGCAGTTTCTCAAATTTATTAGCCTGGAGCTCCTCCCTGCCAGCCCCAGGGGCTGGTCCCTGGGCACAGTGAGCAGGACTGAGGTCAGACAGACTCAGCTCCTGGCCCTTGGCAGCACAGGACAGCTGGTCCAAGGGGTCACCAGGTGCAAAAGTCCAAATGCTGGCACTTCAGGTGTGGACGGCTCCCGGCCAGACGCAGGGTGAGGGAGGGCCTGCCGCAGTGGCTAAACAGGGCTCCGCGGTCCTCTCctggtgggggggcggggtggtcCACCACGGGGCGGGGCCGAGCCCTGCACCCACACTCCTTCCAAGGCAGCTAGGAGCAGTTCGTGATTCTGGCCAGGAACTGCTGTGCCCACCACTCGTCCAGGTCAATGGGCACGAAGTCTGTGGGCAGAGCAGAAGGCTGGGCAGTGAAGCTGCCTCCCGGATCAGTCAGTGTCTCTCCCCCGGAACTGaccaccagcccctcccccagacccaATGCAGCAAGCACTAGGAAGAAGCAGGTCAAGTTCAAGTGCCCCCCCAGTCCCCTAAGGCTAGAAGCCAGCAGGGCCAGGACGGGTGGGAGGGAgtggaggggaccccctgagagCAGGGGAGGGCTCACTCTGCAGCCGGGGGTTGGGGGTCTTCTCCACGTACTGCACAGGCCGTGGCCCACTAGCGCCAGCTGGACCACTGCCCAGCTGCTGCTCCACTTGCTGCCAAGCTGTGGGGAGAGGGCAGTCAGGCTGAGCCGGGCCCCTGGCATCCTGTCTCCCACCCGGGGCTTGGTGGCCACCCTGGACCCCAGCCAAGAATGGGAATGGGGAGCCCACCAGACAGTCACAGGACAGCCAGGGAGACAGTCTAGGAAGAGCCCGGCCCTCTAGGTACTTTGAATCAGGTCACAGTGGGGAGAGGAACAGGGGCCCAGGCCTCACCCTCCGGCCCTAACACTACCTTCAGAAACAAACCGGACGTTTTCCTCATGGGCCAGTGTATAGGTCTCTTGGGTTCCCTCAAGGGATGGAGATGTGGCAGCGGGCCGCCGGCCATTCACCCGATTGAACACAAGCCTTGGCCCTGGACTGTGGAGGGGGGAGGAGCCGGTCAGCAACTGTCCCAAGCCCCAAGGTGACACCTGGCAAAGCTCCAGGAGCAGCAGCAACaggccaccccccccacccccccgccaggCCCAGCCTGGACACTTCCTTGACCTTCGGGGTAGCTCTGTGCCGCAGCGGGGGCAGAGGAGGCCTCTCTCCTGCAGGCCCAAGCTCCCAGCAGCTCGAGTCACACCTGAAGGCCCCCGTCCAGTGTCCCAGCCCCCAGCAGGGTTCCGTGCTCAAGGCACATGGGCACTCCCGCAGGGGTCTCTCGGGCTCCCCTCCTGCCGCCTGCGTTCCCACCTCCCCAGGCCCGGCCGGGTCTCCAGCAACCCATGTTCGGACCGAAGCAACAAGCACATCACTCCCGACCCAGCCACAACTGGCCAGGAGCAACTCTTGGCCGTCTTCTCCCCCCACGGAAGCTTCTCCATCTCACCACTGCCCCGTGtgggagaaaggacccaaacaagAAACAGCCCACCTTggcccttccctcttcctggccGTCCCAGGATCCGTGGGGATGAGCCCCAAGTGATGTTCTGGCCAGAGAGCACTGAGTGGACGAGTTGTGACTTCAACCCCGGCCCAGCCCTGCAGGTCCCAGACAGGCAACACTCttgcccccgggggtggggggtgctgggtggggagACGGACCCAGGCGCTGGAGCTCAGCCCGATGGGCATGGGGTATCCAGGGAGCCACTGGGCCTGCCCGGCTTGGTAATCAGCGGGGCCCAGGGCAGGGATGGGCTGCCCTTGCCAGCGGCAGCTGGCCTAGCCCTGCACACACAAAGCCCAGAACGGGGCTGTGGAGGGAGCGGGGCCGCACCTACAGCAGGAGGTGGGAGCCGGGAGTCCTGGGCTGCACGTGCCGCTCCGCCAGGCACTCGCGGTCCCGCCGGCCTGCTCGCCTTCCTGGGCTCAGGTGCCCCACCGCCGCTCGGGGGTCCTCCTTGGCTGAGAGGGGCACTAAAATAAAGAGGAGTGTCTTGAGGGGCACCGGTCCCGCCAGCTCCGGGCCAGCGAAGAAACTGTGGCGGGGGCAGGGCTCCTCCCAGGCCTGAGCTGCACTGACCAGAACCTATTAAGGTTTGTCCTCAACCTGGACGCCCCTCgcctgccgcccccacccccacgagcCTGCGGACTCCAGGAAAGCGGAGGCTGGACAGCGAAGTAGGAAAACCGGAAAGGAAATTGCAGCCATGGGATGTGGCCTCCCGGGGACCAAAGCGGTGGCCCGCccagggctgagcacagagcaggtaGGCAGGCACCCACCTGACCCCCCGCCACCCCGCTGGGAGTTGGTTCCTAAGGGTGCTGCACGAGCCCTCCAGGGAAAAGGGCGCTGGCGCGCGTGTGCACCTGCGGACGAGCTGTGCCTGCTCCCGAGGATGCCGCCTCACCGGCCGCCCCGGTGTCCCCACTCAACCCACACAGGCGTCCTCATAGTCCTCTCCAACCCCACTTCCAGCCCTGGGTACTGGGCTCCAGAGGGAAGTGACCCCCCAAACTCACACCCTGCAGCTGGGCACTAGTTCCAGGACGTAACCGCACAGCTGGCGACCTCCAAGCCCACGACTCAGGAACCCAGGCCACCTCCCTGACCTCCTCGAGTGGCCTTCTGGGGGGTCACCGGGTGCCCCGGTATCATATTCCCACCCACGGATATCACCGCCCCTGTCCTCTGCTGTCTGTCTCACAATGGGAGCGAGAGCTGCTCAGAGGCACGGCCCCATGGAGGGCCGGGACCCCAGCCTGCAGAGTCAGCAAGTCAGCCGTTCTGAGCACCGGCCGCGCGCCAGACACCCCAGGCGTGGAGGAGGCGGCCGTGGCCCGGACACCCCCCGTTTCGTGGGCAGGGCAGGGTGAGGGATGCTGGATAATAAAAAGGCACGGCAGAGGAAAAAAACCGGGAAGGACGGACAGAAAGGCAGGTGGAGATCTTTTAGAGGCGGCCCTCTAAGAAGGTtcaggagaggggacagggagggctCATGGGCAGCCCTGGCCTCCCAGCAGGGTCATTTCGAGGCCACGGGGACTGGGAAGGGGCAGCTCTGGAAGAGGTGGGGGGCCAGCCTCACCCTGGGGCACGCAGCAGGACCCCCAACCCTGTGCCACGCAGGGCTGAGGCAGGCCGAGTGTTGCACTCCCTCCGGCCAGGCTCGTCAGCACCCTCCTGACCCGGCAGGCCGCGATGTGCCCAACTGGCTGAGGGCCAGCTAAGGGCGAAGGTGAGGCCTGGGGGTATGGTAAAGGACTCTCTGCCGTCTTTCCCATCTCCCTCCACACCACTCCCCGACCCTGCTACAGGAGCACGGGACTGTGGAGAGGGAGGTGACGGGCTTCTCCAGGTGGGAGGGTCCGGGTGCCCTGCACCACTCTGCCCCCAGGTGCTCTGCCTGGGTGACCAGTCGCAGCTACACACCACACCGTGTTTACTCCTCTGGGCAGCGGAGCGGCTGTGAGGACCAAAGCTGAGGTCACAGGGCGATATTCTAACACAGCCTGGGTCCCAGGAACTGGCCCCCGAGGCCCTGCTTGCTCACTGGTCTCCCCAGGACACACTGGTGGTTAGCCCAGAATGTTTTCGTCACTAGGAAGCAGCCTCAAAATGTCAATGTGCCCCCAGCAGAAGTCCCCTTGCCCCCGCAGGAAGGGCCTCAGCCCAGAAACACCCCCACAGGTTGGCCCCTGCTGCCAGGCCCCCATCACCTGCGCCCTCACAGCTGCCTGGGGGGGGCCCTGAGTCAGCCACCCTGTTTCTCTGCGGTGCTTACCCACCGCCTAGCCCAGGAAGCCTCAGGACTTTGTGGGCTTGAAGAAAGCCCTGGGTCCAGAAAATGCACGGAATAAATGAAACCCAAGGTCCAGAGCTgacacaaaaaagggaaaagctctGGGGCATGGGGGGATCTGACCTCCTGGTCAAGGTCATGTGGAGGCCAAACTGGCCAGGACGGGGATTCCTGTGGGGCAGGCGGTGGGCATGGCGGAAGAGCTGGTCAGGAAAGGCAGGAACTGCGGGTTGGGGCTAGGCCTGAGCATCTGTGGGAGGCCTCCAGTCCCCAGCCAGGGTGTCTGGGGTGAAAGGCAACGGGGAGCAGGGGCCTGGTAGGGCCAGAGGGAACCACGTGCACTTTCTCCCCCAGCCCGCTCTGCAAGGACGGGGCTGGCAGCCTCCCGCCCGGCCGGAGCCAGGAGGCCTCGAGGGCCCGCACCCGGGGTTATTTTGCTCCCGCCTTCCTGGGCAGCTGGCCTCAAACCTTGGACTCGCCGCCCAAGGTCGCCCGGGGCATCTGAGTCAGCCGCGTGGAGCTCCTGCGATCCCGGAGCTGGTCCGCTTCCTCCCCACTCGGGCTCCGCCAGGGTCCCACGGGGCCAGAGAGGGCGAGGGGCTCCTGCGCGTCCGGCCGGGCCCCTCCGACCCGCCAGGTGCCCGGGGAGGCGGAGAGGCCGAGGCGCCCAGGGCGGAGGCGCGGAGGCCGGAGCCGCCCGCGCGGGCGGGGTCAcacgccccgccccgcgcccgccccgaGCACGCGGCGGGGTCGCCGTGAACCTTCCCCAAGGTCAAGCTCCCGGTCCCGCGGCC is a window of Meles meles chromosome 21, mMelMel3.1 paternal haplotype, whole genome shotgun sequence DNA encoding:
- the WDR90 gene encoding WD repeat-containing protein 90 isoform X2, with the translated sequence MAKVWQQPFVDVFRHFRVGDWKRSAKEGDVAPVTDKTLKCTVYRIRGPVSAGSYVQLPKTSTQSLGLTGRYLYVLFRPLPAKHFVIHLDVATEDSQVIRVSFSNLFKEFKSTATWLQFPFVCEAGFSSGEPAAATPSGTRWTCLQLDLRDVLLLYLNRRYGHLKSVRLCSSLLVKNLYTSDLCFDPAVSTAEARRPKLRVTPVPREMAFPVPKGESWYDRYVHVRFPRNSFRASSEPAQESSSPPEADVLGRMPQVLSHPVAFSDPRQDRVPSVVQVFGPVAAPLEPRPLPEVSVFCERSELPAVNGPSDRSQEPSARLEVIDKHAAGRGVPASAPKQTVLPVAPEGVAVHKSLLPDPVLRLKGVIGFGGHTTKWALWTKDGAAVVYPCHAVIVVLHLNTREQRCFLGHTDKVSALALAGSGLLLASAQARRPSMLRLWDFQTGECLSLFQSPGHAFCSLSFSDSGALLCGVGRDRHGRTVVLAWGTAPVGRGGEAVLLAKAHTGVDIQAFEVAFFDERRMASCGQGSVRLWRLRGGELRSCPVDLGEHRALELTGLAFGQAQDGHMLYVCARSGHILEIDPQRMALRHARRLLPARPPDGPVAQKPTFSSGPGISISSLSVSQAICAVGSEDGYLRLWPLDFSSVLLEAEHEGPVTSVCISPDGQRVLSATSSGLLGVLDVPSREYSVLVRSHTAPVLALATEGRRGQLATVSQDHTVRVWDLVTLQQLYDLRSPEEAPCTIAFHPTRPALFCGFSSGAVRSFSLGAAEVPVEHRCHRGPVTGLATSPDGGLLFSSCSSGTLAQYQCVSTPCRVLRVAANVVCRDAHPTPNALAVSGDGRLLAFVGPSKYVVTVMTAACLEELLRIDVSALDPASSCLDSAVAICFGPGPPGHLLVSTSSHTVTVLDTASGRVVRELPGIHTVACPSLALSGDACFLLMAADRAIKVWDYVTKSCPSCQVYIGHSEPVRAVGFSPDQQQLLSVGDAIFLWDILGPPERSPPGSAGHSPAAPLTCEAGLDARQLEDTVCGASGLPRQQVPEPSPASPPQPAVCVASLKGDHAACSSSDEEAVSEESHGPTRLRQASCLPMLVKEASRAGDGVWGSPGGPWGLSMGPRPHSWSSARSVRKAQVRPSARPDCYRHFLARYKSPLPAKSVSVSNTGLERLLLKVVVGYNGNGRANVVWKPETGFFAYTCGCLVVVEDLRSGAQRHWLGHPAEISTLALSHGAQVLASASGSLGTASRCHIRIWDVPGGSCRHLLSYHRTAVQALAFSPDDELLVTVGDYGDRTLALWSTATYELLSSTRLPEPVHGVAFHPWDAGELVCVGQGAISLWLLQRGGTDVSLQGHRVPIPEEVRAGELTSLCYGAAPLLYCGSNAGQVCVWDTRAGRCFLAWEADDGEIGVLLCSGARLLSGSNTRRLRLWAVGAVAELRCEGSRARSSSVFLERELTLDGAIVSAVFHDSMDVGVVGTTAGTLWHVSWAEGTGTRLISGHRSKVNEVVFSPSTSHWATCSDDGSVRVWSLASMELLIQFQVLNQAPRAASVWLGAPRPTDAQSSSRWRLATVTAACVSSASPALLWSSRCTLTGLR
- the MCRIP2 gene encoding MAPK regulated corepressor interacting protein 2 isoform X2, with the translated sequence MYTITKGPSKLVAQRRTGPPQQQVDSRLGELLKCRQPAPPTPAPPRAQPPGPWPLSSPGPRLVFNRVNGRRPAATSPSLEGTQETYTLAHEENVRFVSEAWQQVEQQLGSGPAGASGPRPVQYVEKTPNPRLQNFVPIDLDEWWAQQFLARITNCS
- the MCRIP2 gene encoding MAPK regulated corepressor interacting protein 2 isoform X1, with product MYTITKGPSKLVAQRRTVPLSAKEDPRAAVGHLSPGRRAGRRDRECLAERHVQPRTPGSHLLLPGPRLVFNRVNGRRPAATSPSLEGTQETYTLAHEENVRFVSEAWQQVEQQLGSGPAGASGPRPVQYVEKTPNPRLQNFVPIDLDEWWAQQFLARITNCS
- the MCRIP2 gene encoding MAPK regulated corepressor interacting protein 2 isoform X3, which produces MYTITKGPSKLVAQRRTVPLSAKEDPRAAVGHLSPGRRAGRRDRECLAERHVQPRTPGSHLLLPGPRLVFNRVNGRRPAATSPSLEGTQETYTLAHEENVRFVSEAWQQVEQQLGSGPAGASGPRPVQLRAH